A genomic window from Zonotrichia leucophrys gambelii isolate GWCS_2022_RI chromosome 25, RI_Zleu_2.0, whole genome shotgun sequence includes:
- the LOC135457707 gene encoding ras-related protein Rab-11A-like, giving the protein MRGKDDEYDYLFKVVLIGDSGVGKSNLLSRFTRNEFNLESKSTIGVEFATRSIQVDNKTVKAQIWDTAGQERYRAITSAYYRGAVGALLVYDIAKYLTYENAERWLKELQDHADANIVIMLVGNKSDLRHLRAVPTDEARSFAEKHGLSFLETSALDSTNVETAFHNILSEIYHIVSQRQITGQPESEFGPSTSIEPIQVLPTQQEGRQAPCCQNI; this is encoded by the exons aTGCGGGGCAAGGACGATGAGTACGATTATCTCTTCAAAG TTGTGCTCATCGGGGACTCAGGGGTGGGCAAGAGCAACCTGCTGTCCCGCTTCACCCGCAACGAGTTCAACCTGGAGAGCAAGAGCACCATCGGGGTGGAGTTTGCCACCAGGAGCATCCAg GTGGACAACAAGACAGTGAAGGCTCAGATCTGGGACACGGCCGGGCAGGAGCGTTACCGCGCCATCACCTCCGC GTACTACCGAGGGGCAGTGGGGGCCCTGCTGGTCTATGACATTGCCAAGTACCTGACGTACGAGAACGCCGAGCGCTGGctcaaggagctgcaggaccaCGCCGATGCCAACATTGTCATCATGCTGGTGGGCAACAAGAGTGACCTGAGGCACCTGAGGGCTGTGCCCACCGACGAGGCCAGGAGCTTTGCAG AGAAGCATGGGCTGTCCTTCCTTGAGACGTCTGCTCTGGATTCCACCAACGTGGAGACGGCTTTCCACAACATCCTCTCGG AGATCTACCACATCGTGTCGCAGAGGCAGATCACAGGACAGCCAGAGTCCGAGTTTGGCCCCTCCACCTCCATCGAGCCCATCCAGGTGCTGCCCACgcagcaggagggcaggcaggcacCGTGCTGCCAGAACATCTga
- the RAB25 gene encoding ras-related protein Rab-25: MGSAEEDYNFVFKVVLIGESGVGKTNLLSRFTRNEFNHDSRTTIGVEFSTRTILVGDAAVKAQIWDTAGLERYRAITSAYYRGAVGALVVFDITKHQTYDVVDRWLKELYDHAEASIVVMLVGNKTDLAQAREVPMEEAKMFADNNGLLFVETSALDSTNVEEAFETILKEIFYKVQKQKQRSSQSNTVSLASESPASTAPAQAERRPCCVAL; encoded by the exons ATGGGCAGCGCCGAGGAGGATTATAACTTTGTCTTCAAGG TTGTGCTGATCGGTGAGTCAGGGGTGGGCAAGACAAACCTGCTGTCTCGTTTCACCCGCAACGAGTTCAACCACGACAGCCGCACCACCATCGGCGTGGAGTTCTCCACGCGCACCATCCTGGTGGGGGACGCCGCGGTCAAGGCTCAGATCTGGGACACGGCCGGGCTGGAGCGCTACCGCGCCATCACCTCCGC GTATTACcggggggctgtgggtgctctgGTGGTGTTTGATATCACCAAGCACCAGACGTACGACGTGGTGGACCGCTGGCTGAAGGAGCTCTACGACCACGCTGAGGCCAGCATTGTTGTCATGCTGGTGGGGAACAAGACTGACCTTGCACAGGCTCGAGAGGTGCCCATGGAGGAGGCCAAAATGTTTGCAG ACAACAACGGGCTGCTGTTTGTGGAGACCTCGGCGCTGGACTCCACCAATGTTGAGGAAGCATTCGAGACCATCCTGAAGG AAATCTTCTACAAagtgcagaagcagaagcagaggagcagccaaAGCAACACGGTGTCACTTGCGAGTGAGAGCCCTGcgagcacagccccagcacaggcagagaggCGCCCGTGCTGCGTGGCCCTCTGA